In Campylobacter concisus, the following proteins share a genomic window:
- a CDS encoding type VI secretion system baseplate subunit TssG, with the protein MNKELNQASFFKLVKNCLKHHDRRDIFLKNSPSFAYPINELESLNKEDVVKIVVNFMGLLGSGSHLTSYILEKISKSNDNNFEKFFDFFDNYLLWLFFDSISLKNYARSFEKELDDKISKILLDILNISNKKLAKKFLPFSPLIISQRRPKREIEFALQRHFNLKNKLFLLENLPNQIFISPSNLNSLGIKNRALGRNFILGKKLFEKQTKIVIYINGIDYEEAIDFFPKRRKFKELQDALIFFTNNEFVADLYIKINYSPKMQLKLGMDENYSKIGLGARLKSNKNMSNFIKFRLCS; encoded by the coding sequence ATGAACAAAGAACTAAATCAAGCTTCTTTTTTTAAATTAGTAAAGAACTGCCTGAAGCACCACGATAGAAGAGATATTTTTTTAAAAAATAGCCCAAGTTTTGCCTATCCGATTAATGAGCTTGAGAGCTTAAATAAAGAGGACGTAGTAAAAATCGTCGTAAATTTTATGGGTCTTTTGGGAAGTGGCTCGCATCTTACAAGCTATATTTTGGAGAAGATCTCAAAGAGTAACGATAATAATTTTGAGAAATTTTTTGACTTTTTTGACAATTACTTGCTTTGGCTTTTCTTTGATAGCATTAGTCTAAAAAATTATGCAAGATCCTTTGAAAAAGAGCTTGATGATAAAATTTCAAAGATTTTATTAGATATATTAAACATAAGCAATAAAAAATTAGCAAAAAAATTCTTACCATTTTCTCCGCTTATTATTAGCCAAAGAAGGCCTAAAAGAGAGATCGAGTTTGCCTTGCAGCGTCATTTTAATTTAAAAAATAAACTATTTTTGCTAGAAAATCTACCAAATCAAATTTTTATATCTCCTTCAAATTTAAATTCACTTGGTATTAAAAATAGGGCTTTAGGCAGAAATTTTATACTTGGTAAAAAGCTTTTTGAGAAACAAACTAAGATAGTAATTTATATAAATGGCATAGATTATGAAGAAGCTATTGATTTTTTCCCAAAAAGAAGAAAATTTAAAGAGCTTCAAGATGCTCTTATCTTTTTTACAAACAATGAATTTGTCGCCGATTTATACATAAAAATAAACTATTCTCCAAAGATGCAATTAAAGCTTGGGATGGATGAAAATTATAGTAAAATAGGCCTTGGTGCAAGGCTTAAAAGTAATAAAAATATGTCAAATTTTATAAAATTTAGGCTCTGCTCTTAA
- the tssM gene encoding type VI secretion system membrane subunit TssM — MAFIDYLRRFFVFFRFKHSTILVASIALSILFWLYAPLIAFNDVYSFASISSRVTILIAFWAVILFFVLIKPLMHYLASQKDEKNNKLKEIKKESMDSFGKAKRNFMLSLKDAKTTWKKDINFKKLPLIMIMGNEGAGKSAFINYSNIEFPLSDSLDTYKKIHKSTTNFNLYISKFGALLDTEGIHFAQESLYQPTATEELPEDDVDKNRDYLLKKSIWSEFLHFLKRNDFNARLSGAVLIIDTKKFLEGTQEYFDELIRYMIKRVNDCEKHLNIKFPIYIVFSKLDLIDGMGDYFRLFNEDVANKALGINLDSNFSKQLLETELKSLSESLFKHLMSKNSISHLLEDKKRSYLFLKQLDNFFALVKDFVIKLSSQNALKNSSTINGIYFVSAYQENIPINYLTNTICDRYNIKKPLLRAVNNYSKQSYFVKSFLKEIAFKANLNKFGAQNRFTKFVNFVLVAILCAGVYLGSSFILDTKNIKEQNAINNANKISSYLDGKKYKDLSPTQKIELLNLLKQSLNDYPRIFSGDTKFEYITLDTSYKGFTPVKALYYDLNADFFKNTVLTEMENILKNEIDPDKLIKAFYMYDSLFDKDYTNVDLFKIWISTNWDKFEKYGVAKDEFLAHIEAILKAENLNITADTVAQSIANTRLSPVQRAQRLYYILEFISFKDDKSFYDIKKDIENLYAVVQEKEAFKPFNKIYTKENLRDFLSKLSSNIDQTAGIESWLMETNSSLKDISSNDKKELSIAVIELYLQNYADKWSQILREIEPNEFSTKKEVIEELDILSKRENPLNSLIKLTNQNTNLNDDNLLKYIYSLGFASSEIKRVFSDFSAKFTNYHALNSNDLLDIISNDVTSVYKKVSDYNFEMLQSNDDKIVYAINGIKNENDPFVVLNNDAKKLPDELNEYYQKLSTLAWKQVENGASALLSTAYRDDVFDDFESLIKPFYPFNEQSPKAVSIEEFKRFFGKNGTWNSFYDRYLKQILSKTADGYKIRPKYAKELRFSRDFLKNIAYIDRISNLMLDSNDELKLNYNLKAVDLSANFSHINISYSNNSLTYDHTIASNLIVSSKNFDISTQFKFNAVSSTGSERKELSFDGEWGWYKILKASNFSSVGVSTLNFDGRRDSYFGFEVTPNGGELLELMDIIPTINLPKKMLY; from the coding sequence ATGGCATTTATCGATTACCTAAGAAGGTTTTTTGTCTTTTTTAGATTTAAACACAGTACCATTTTGGTAGCTTCTATTGCATTAAGCATCTTATTTTGGCTTTATGCTCCACTTATAGCTTTTAATGATGTATATAGCTTTGCTAGTATAAGTTCAAGAGTCACTATATTAATTGCATTTTGGGCAGTTATTTTGTTTTTTGTTTTAATCAAACCATTAATGCACTATTTAGCATCTCAAAAAGATGAAAAAAATAACAAGCTAAAAGAGATAAAAAAAGAGTCTATGGATAGTTTTGGTAAGGCAAAAAGAAATTTTATGCTTTCTTTGAAAGATGCCAAAACAACATGGAAAAAAGATATAAATTTTAAAAAATTGCCTTTGATAATGATAATGGGTAACGAAGGTGCTGGAAAGAGCGCGTTTATAAACTATTCAAATATTGAATTTCCACTATCTGATAGTTTAGATACTTATAAAAAAATACACAAAAGTACAACAAACTTTAATCTTTATATTTCAAAATTTGGCGCACTTTTAGATACTGAGGGTATACATTTTGCACAAGAGAGCTTGTACCAGCCAACAGCTACTGAAGAGCTTCCTGAAGATGATGTGGATAAAAATAGGGATTACTTGCTTAAAAAAAGTATCTGGAGTGAATTTTTACACTTTTTAAAACGAAATGATTTTAACGCTAGATTAAGTGGTGCGGTTTTAATAATAGATACTAAAAAATTCCTTGAAGGCACGCAAGAATATTTTGATGAATTAATTAGATATATGATAAAAAGGGTTAATGACTGTGAGAAACATCTAAATATTAAATTCCCTATTTATATTGTTTTTAGCAAACTTGACTTAATAGATGGCATGGGGGATTATTTTAGACTTTTCAATGAAGATGTGGCAAATAAGGCTCTAGGAATAAACTTAGATTCAAATTTCTCAAAGCAATTACTAGAAACAGAGTTAAAAAGCTTAAGCGAGTCACTATTTAAACATCTCATGAGCAAGAACTCGATTTCACACCTCTTGGAAGATAAGAAGCGTTCATATCTCTTTTTAAAACAACTTGATAATTTTTTTGCTTTAGTGAAAGATTTTGTAATAAAGCTAAGCTCTCAAAATGCACTTAAAAATAGCTCAACCATAAATGGAATTTATTTCGTAAGTGCTTATCAAGAAAATATACCTATAAACTACCTTACAAATACTATTTGCGATAGATATAACATCAAAAAACCACTTTTAAGAGCAGTAAATAACTATAGTAAACAAAGCTATTTTGTAAAATCATTTTTAAAAGAGATAGCTTTTAAAGCCAACTTAAATAAATTTGGTGCTCAAAATAGATTTACAAAATTTGTAAATTTTGTTTTAGTAGCCATACTTTGTGCTGGAGTATATTTGGGTTCTAGTTTTATTCTAGATACCAAAAATATAAAAGAGCAAAATGCTATAAATAATGCAAATAAAATTTCTTCATACCTTGATGGTAAAAAATACAAGGATCTCTCTCCAACACAAAAGATTGAGCTTCTAAATTTACTAAAACAAAGTCTAAATGACTATCCAAGAATCTTTAGCGGCGATACTAAATTTGAGTATATAACACTAGATACTTCGTATAAAGGCTTCACTCCAGTTAAAGCGCTTTACTATGATTTGAATGCTGATTTTTTCAAAAATACAGTTTTAACTGAAATGGAAAATATACTAAAAAATGAAATTGATCCAGATAAGCTAATAAAAGCATTTTATATGTATGATTCGCTCTTTGACAAAGACTATACAAATGTGGATTTATTTAAAATTTGGATTAGCACAAACTGGGATAAATTTGAAAAATATGGCGTTGCAAAAGATGAATTTTTAGCTCATATTGAGGCTATTTTAAAAGCAGAAAATTTAAACATAACTGCAGATACAGTTGCTCAAAGTATAGCAAATACGAGACTATCACCTGTCCAAAGAGCACAAAGACTCTACTATATACTTGAGTTCATATCATTCAAAGACGATAAATCTTTTTATGATATTAAAAAAGATATTGAAAATTTATATGCAGTAGTCCAAGAAAAAGAAGCTTTTAAGCCATTTAATAAAATTTATACAAAAGAAAATTTAAGAGATTTCTTATCAAAGCTTAGCTCAAACATAGATCAAACAGCTGGAATAGAATCTTGGCTAATGGAGACAAATTCTTCTTTAAAAGATATTAGCTCAAATGATAAGAAAGAGTTAAGTATTGCTGTAATAGAGCTTTATTTGCAAAATTATGCTGATAAATGGAGTCAAATTTTAAGAGAAATAGAGCCAAATGAATTTAGCACAAAAAAAGAGGTCATAGAAGAGCTCGACATCTTGTCAAAGAGAGAAAATCCTTTAAATTCTTTAATAAAATTAACTAATCAAAATACAAATTTAAATGATGATAATTTACTAAAATATATCTATTCTCTAGGATTTGCTTCAAGTGAGATAAAACGTGTTTTCAGTGATTTTAGTGCTAAATTTACTAACTATCATGCGTTAAATTCTAATGACTTGCTAGATATTATAAGCAATGACGTAACAAGTGTTTATAAAAAAGTTAGTGACTATAACTTCGAAATGCTTCAAAGTAACGATGATAAAATAGTTTATGCAATAAATGGCATAAAAAACGAAAACGATCCATTTGTTGTCTTAAATAATGATGCTAAGAAGCTTCCAGATGAGTTAAATGAATATTATCAAAAGTTATCGACACTTGCATGGAAACAAGTAGAAAATGGTGCTTCAGCACTTTTATCAACAGCATATAGAGATGATGTTTTTGATGATTTTGAAAGTCTTATCAAGCCATTTTATCCATTTAATGAACAATCTCCAAAGGCTGTTAGCATAGAAGAATTTAAAAGATTCTTTGGTAAAAACGGAACTTGGAATAGCTTTTATGATAGATATCTAAAACAAATCTTAAGTAAAACCGCTGATGGTTATAAAATAAGACCAAAATATGCAAAAGAGCTAAGATTTAGCAGAGATTTTCTTAAAAATATTGCCTATATAGACAGAATTTCAAATTTAATGCTTGATTCAAATGATGAACTAAAATTAAATTATAATTTAAAAGCTGTCGACTTATCGGCAAATTTTAGCCATATAAATATTAGTTATTCTAATAACTCTTTGACTTATGATCATACAATTGCCTCAAATTTGATAGTTTCAAGCAAAAATTTTGATATATCAACACAGTTTAAATTCAATGCAGTTTCAAGCACTGGAAGCGAGAGAAAAGAGCTAAGCTTTGATGGAGAGTGGGGCTGGTATAAGATATTAAAAGCTTCAAATTTTAGTAGTGTTGGCGTTAGTACGCTTAATTTTGATGGTAGAAGAGATTCGTATTTTGGCTTTGAAGTAACACCAAATGGAGGAGAGCTTTTAGAGCTTATGGATATCATACCAACGATAAATTTACCAAAGAAGATGCTTTATTAA